A genome region from Myripristis murdjan chromosome 16, fMyrMur1.1, whole genome shotgun sequence includes the following:
- the LOC115373834 gene encoding asialoglycoprotein receptor 1-like, with translation MSVTYDRYLGEISGNYLNLEASDDDLKNEAKYGGGSPSSVKKGAGAAAVCLGLLCLLLLAGLTGVVVHYTNATGHHDTGMDDIQFKYKNLTEEWKKLQSNYSSLTKSRDQLQSDYNNLTKSRDQLQSDYNNLTKNRDQLQSNYNHLTKSRDQLQSDNNNLTKSRNQLQSDNNNLTKSRNQLQSDNNNLTKSRNQLQSDNNNLTKERDTLRDERDQLRTSISNLTQEHEQLQSRYSTVVTSRDELQEEVKILSGNITEKVCRSGWIKYRKSCYYISTSRKTWSKSRQDCQDRGADLVIINSREEQTFLSRFNERLWIGLSDRQSEGNWKWVDGTDLVGDGFWQAGEPNDDRGKEDCVEVARQTDEWNDLPCSTTVYWACEE, from the exons ATGTCGGTGACATACGACCGCTACCTCGGAGAGATCAGTGGCAATTATTTGAATCTGGAGGCGTCTGATGATGATcttaaaaatgaagcaaaatatgGAGGTGGATCTCCAAGTTCAG TTAAGAAGGgcgctggagctgctgcagtgtgtctggGGCTGCTGTGTCTTCTGCTGCTGGCTGGCCTCACAGGTGTTGTAGTCCACT ACACCAATGCTACAGGACATCATGATACTGGAATGGATGACATTCAGTTCAAATACAAAAACCTGACTGAAGAGTGGAAAAAGTTACAGAGCAATTACAGCTCCCTGACAAAAAGCAGAGACCAGCTACAGAGCGACTACAACAATCTGACAAAAAGCAGAGACCAGCTACAGAGTGACTACAACAATCTGACAAAAAACAGAGACCAGCTACAGAGCAACTACAACCACCTGACAAAAAGCAGAGACCAGCTACAGAGTGACAACAACAACCTGACCAAAAGCAGAAACCAGTTACAGAGCGACAACAACAACCTGACCAAAAGCAGAAACCAGTTACAGAGCGACAACAACAACCTGACCAAAAGCAGAAACCAGTTACAGAGCGACAACAACAACCTgaccaaagagagagacaccCTGAGGGATGAGAGGGACCAGCTGAGGACTAGTATCAGTAACTTGACTCAAGAGCATGAACAGCTACAGAGCCGATACAGCACTGTGGTTACAAGTCGAGATGAGCTGCAGGAGGAAGTCAAAATTCTCTCTGGCAACATCACAG AAAAAGTCTGTCGCAGTGGATGGATAAAGTACCGCAAGAGCTGCTACTACATCTCCACGTCACGCAAAACTTGGAGCAAGAGCAGACAGGACTGTCAGGACAGAGGAGCTGATCTGGTGATTATAAATTCCAGAGAGGAGCAGACGTTTCTCAGCAGATTTAATGAAAGACTCTGGATCGGTCTATCAGACAGGCAATCAGAGGGGAATTGGAAGTGGGTTGATGGCACTGATTTGGTAGGTGACGGTTTCTGGCAAGCTGGGGAGCCCAATGATGACCGTGGCAAAGAGGACTGCGTGGAGGTGGCACGCCAGACAGATGAATGGAATGACTTGCCTTGCAGTACTACTGTATATTGGGCCTGCGAGGAATAA